In Myxococcus virescens, a single genomic region encodes these proteins:
- a CDS encoding EAL domain-containing protein: MSDTPTRSCGRCQTLPPIAEGAGRLFLWSPVGHSQGRLLSYLREARHEVQVRAEAQCVEVWVPEAALSSLASDLLAALTQEEARATRALFMPGAAEPGLGDYPRVGSLQRLVTRTRAGWLVDLLSEERLTTHFQPIVHARDTRCIFAHEALMRGLEPDGTLVLPGRMMQTAREADLLFQLDLAARTTAIRQAVRHGLDTHLFINFTPTAIYDATFCLRSTVEAIHAAGIPPERVVFEIIETDQTADAEHLRGIVDFYRKSGFQVALDDLGAGFSSLNLIHRLRPDIIKLDMELVRDVHLDPYKGSIVGKLLEIARTLGIRTVAEGIETHEELRWVRAHGVDFVQGYLIARPQSPPVGATPSFTD; this comes from the coding sequence ATGAGCGACACCCCGACGCGGTCCTGCGGCAGGTGCCAGACGCTTCCTCCCATCGCGGAGGGCGCCGGGCGTCTGTTCCTGTGGAGCCCGGTGGGGCACAGCCAGGGCCGGCTGCTGTCCTACCTCCGGGAGGCGCGGCACGAGGTCCAGGTGCGCGCCGAAGCCCAGTGCGTCGAGGTGTGGGTGCCGGAGGCGGCGCTGTCGTCTCTGGCATCGGACCTGTTGGCCGCGCTCACGCAGGAGGAGGCGCGGGCCACCCGGGCGCTGTTCATGCCGGGGGCGGCGGAGCCCGGGCTGGGTGACTATCCCCGGGTGGGCTCACTCCAGCGGCTCGTCACGCGGACGCGCGCGGGGTGGCTGGTGGATTTGCTCTCCGAGGAGCGGCTCACCACGCACTTCCAGCCCATCGTCCATGCGCGGGACACCCGCTGCATCTTCGCGCACGAGGCGTTGATGCGAGGCCTGGAGCCGGACGGAACGCTGGTGCTGCCCGGACGGATGATGCAGACGGCGCGCGAGGCGGACCTGCTGTTCCAACTGGACCTGGCGGCGCGTACCACGGCCATCCGGCAGGCGGTGAGGCACGGGCTGGACACGCACCTCTTCATCAACTTCACGCCCACGGCCATCTACGACGCCACGTTCTGTCTTCGCTCCACGGTGGAGGCCATCCACGCGGCGGGCATTCCGCCGGAGCGGGTGGTGTTCGAAATCATCGAGACGGACCAGACGGCGGACGCGGAGCATCTGCGCGGCATCGTGGACTTCTATCGCAAGTCGGGTTTCCAGGTGGCGCTGGACGACCTGGGCGCGGGCTTCTCGTCACTGAACCTCATCCACCGGCTGCGTCCCGACATCATCAAGCTGGACATGGAGCTGGTGCGTGACGTCCACCTGGACCCGTACAAGGGCTCCATCGTAGGGAAGCTCCTGGAGATTGCGCGGACGCTGGGCATCCGCACGGTGGCGGAGGGCATCGAGACGCACGAGGAGCTGCGCTGGGTCCGCGCGCACGGGGTGGACTTCGTGCAGGGCTACCTCATCGCCCGTCCGCAGAGCCCCCCTGTGGGGGCGACGCCGTCGTTCACGGATTGA
- a CDS encoding LVIVD repeat-containing protein has product MKRLLALTSTLALATACGNDNPSVPKAECQVEAIDVSACQLSSLSAVQPEGIWNLNINLNDGSGAAAAMRLSGGGNNTQMLMGLAATERQSTPESFFLASEFQGANNVTMRFAVAGCSSSGPGQMSGIFRRCANGTADMKGTFEAIRLGRRAGEAEASGVELVGEVKLNEATATNVAVAHGHAYVTAGAKGLITFDLSDPSQPRQVRQYELSNDYYTDALVNGNTLYVASRRSGIAVFDITNPAIPVRLRSVPESVVEVNSLALDGNVLYAASPAPNAEVYVYDVATPAEPKQLKRYFVEGAEPLAGEVPLHVAAMGGRLYVSNWSFGMTVSDVTTPASPKLLGRFANGTSAATAVGMVGDRVYAFDAGEDWGAHLSVLDVSAPATVARTGEFRTRPEVSIRSVAFSGTKVYLAYGQDGLRIVDVSVPGSPQQVGYYNTWRETDAGHGVVFLEGLSKVHVPGDGFVYATDSSRGLLIFRETTE; this is encoded by the coding sequence ATGAAACGCCTCCTCGCACTCACCAGCACCCTGGCGCTCGCCACCGCTTGCGGCAATGACAATCCGTCCGTTCCCAAGGCGGAGTGTCAGGTCGAGGCCATCGATGTGTCGGCCTGCCAGCTTTCAAGCCTCTCCGCCGTACAGCCCGAGGGCATCTGGAACCTCAACATCAACCTCAACGACGGTTCCGGAGCCGCGGCCGCCATGAGGTTGTCGGGAGGGGGCAACAACACCCAGATGCTGATGGGCCTCGCCGCCACGGAGCGGCAGAGCACCCCGGAGTCGTTCTTCCTGGCCAGCGAGTTCCAGGGCGCCAACAACGTGACGATGCGCTTCGCCGTCGCCGGGTGTTCCTCGTCCGGGCCCGGGCAGATGTCCGGCATCTTCCGGCGTTGCGCCAATGGCACCGCGGACATGAAGGGCACCTTCGAGGCCATCCGGCTGGGCCGCCGCGCGGGTGAAGCAGAGGCGTCCGGCGTGGAGCTGGTCGGCGAGGTGAAGCTGAACGAGGCCACGGCCACGAATGTCGCGGTGGCCCATGGCCACGCCTACGTGACGGCGGGGGCCAAGGGCCTCATCACCTTCGACCTGAGCGACCCCTCGCAGCCGCGCCAGGTCCGCCAGTACGAGCTGTCCAACGACTACTACACGGACGCGCTGGTGAACGGGAACACGCTCTATGTGGCCAGCCGCCGCAGCGGCATCGCCGTGTTCGACATCACCAACCCGGCGATACCTGTCCGCCTGCGCTCCGTGCCCGAGTCCGTGGTGGAGGTGAACTCCCTCGCGCTGGACGGAAACGTCCTGTACGCGGCGTCGCCCGCGCCCAACGCGGAGGTGTACGTCTACGACGTCGCCACGCCCGCGGAGCCGAAGCAGCTCAAGCGGTACTTCGTCGAGGGCGCGGAGCCCCTGGCGGGGGAGGTGCCCCTGCACGTCGCGGCGATGGGCGGCCGGCTCTACGTGAGCAACTGGTCCTTCGGAATGACCGTCTCGGACGTCACCACCCCGGCGAGCCCGAAGCTGTTGGGCCGCTTCGCCAACGGCACGTCGGCCGCCACGGCGGTCGGCATGGTGGGAGACCGCGTCTACGCATTCGACGCGGGCGAGGACTGGGGCGCGCACCTGAGCGTGCTGGACGTGAGCGCGCCGGCCACGGTGGCCCGGACGGGTGAGTTCCGGACGCGCCCGGAGGTGTCCATCCGCTCGGTGGCGTTCTCCGGGACGAAGGTCTACCTGGCCTATGGTCAGGATGGCCTGCGCATCGTGGACGTGTCCGTCCCCGGCTCGCCCCAGCAGGTGGGTTACTACAACACCTGGCGGGAGACGGATGCGGGCCACGGCGTCGTGTTCCTCGAAGGCCTGAGCAAGGTGCACGTGCCGGGCGACGGATTCGTGTACGCGACGGATTCCTCGCGAGGCCTGCTCATCTTCCGCGAGACGACGGAGTAG